ATAGTTATGCCGAAAGTCCGTTTGGTAAAATGCTGGTAGCTTCAACCTCAAAAGGTATTTGCCATATGACATTTGCAGATGATGACAATGCATTTAGAACATTACAACAACGTTTTCCGAAAGCAAAGTTTACTCAAATTGTAGATAGATCTCAACAAAATGCTCTATTTATCTTCACTAAAGATTGGAGAAAATTAAGTCAAATAAAACTACACCTTAAAGGAACTGATTTTCAATTAAAAGTTTGGGAAACATTACTCAAGATCCCAAAGGGAGGATTAACAACATATGGAACCATAGCCAATCATATTCATAAGCCTAAAGCATCCAGGGCCGTAGGAACCGCTATAGGTAGTAATCCTGTTGCGTTTTTAATTCCTTGTCATCGAGTAATCCAATCTACAGGTGATTTAGGGCAATACCATTGGGGTAGTACACGCAAAACTGCTATAATTGGCTGGGAAGCTGCAAAAATTAATTCATAACTAAGCAAGATTCGGGTGTTTTACTTTTTGAATTCTTATCAATTTTACTACACCAAGATGATGTAATAAGTTTTTCTCTTACATCATCTCAACTAAATCATAAAATGAACATATGAAAAAATTTAGGATTGTCCCGTTAACAAAAGAATATGTATCACGAATCAAAGAAACAAAAGTAGATGATTTTGATTACCCTATTGTTGAACAAATAGCTACAGGTTATGGACCTTGTCGTATTTCTTTAAAAAAATTTGATCCAGGAAAAGATACGCGGCTATTAATTAGTCATAGTCCTTTTGAAATTAAAAATGCATTCAATCAACCAGGTCCTGTTTTTGTTCACAAAAAAGAAGTCGAACCTTATAAGAACAACCATCAATTTCCACCAGAAATTAAAGCAGATAAACAAAATTTCCCTTTATCACTAATTGGATATAATACAAAACAAAATATGGTATTTACAAAATTGGTAGGCGATGATGATGTAGATCTTTTAATACCAGAAATATTTCATAGCCACAACGACATAGCATATTTACATGCCAGAAATGCCGAAGCTGGTTGTTTTATATGTAAAATAGAAAGAGTATAATTTTTAGCCCCCCTAAACATTTAGAATAACTTTTATTTTTTATACATAAAAAGGGAACACTATCCTTATGTGTTCCCTTTTAGCCATTTACGTTAATAGATAAGTTATGGGCGTTTTTATAATAAAACGTTTATACAACATAATACCCTACCCCTCAAAAAAAAAATAATTTCCTATAGCGGTTCTTAGAGTTTTCTAATAAAAAAATGGATAAACAAAATAAGTGCAATATTTTTAAAAACCTTAATATTAGGAACCCGAATAATAGTAAAATTAAAATGAGAGTTTCGGTAAATTATATTGTTTTACATCAATTATATTGCATTTATCGTATAAGTAGAAAGATATTTAATAACATAGTATTAGGGATAAAACCAAAAAAAACGTTAAATTTATCCTACCTAAATGCCCAAATTATGCAATCCAAATTAATTCTTACTGTCGTTAGTATAGCTATGCTAACATTGAGCAGTTTTAAAAATAGCCCAGAACACCAGAAAAATGATGGTGAAAAAGAAAATGCTAGTGTATATCAGGGCGGCCCAAAAGAATTAATAGGAAAATGGGTAATGGATGGTGATCCCAATACTTATATAGAATTAAGGTCTGATGGAACCGTCATAGAAAAGTCCTTAGGAGAACCTCTAAAAAGGTATTGGTTATTAAAAGATAGTAAACTTTGCTTAAAAGCGACATCGGTAGAAGGAGGTACAGAAAAGTGCTTAGAATTTGTGCTAAGAGAAGATATGCTGGTGATTACTATGAATGAAATGAAACTTCATTATGCAAGATCTAAAGAATAATAATATAGTAATGGTATAAAATTTGCGATTAGGATAAAAGAATTGATAATTTTATCACCTTTTGTGTATTTAAAAAATATCAAAACTATAGATTACCAAAAAAACATTAAATTTATATCCTTATTTTATTAAAAATTAAATTATGAAAAGACCCCAATCTATATCCGTAATTTTTACAACTGTTATATTAGCTGCAATGCTAATGAGTTTTAAGACAAAACCTGTACAGCAAAATCAGACGTTAAAATTTGAAGAAATTGTAATTGAACAGGTTGCAGGCACAGAATTGATAGGAGAATGGGTTATGAAAGATGATCCCGAAACTGTTATCATATTCAAATCAGATAAAACAGTAGTAGAAAAGTCTAAAACAAAGACAACACAAAATACATGGTCTATAAATATAAAAGATCGTGAAGTGTGTATAAGTAATTCAGAATGTATATATTATGAAGTCACAGAAACTTCTCTTTTTTTATATATAAACAAAAAAAGAGTGTGGTATAATAGATCTCAAAAAAAATAAAATATTGCTCAATATAAGTGCTTTTTTAAAGCAATAATATAGTACAAGATTTTATAAAAGGTAACGAGTATATGAAAATATACTCGTTATTTTTTTTAAATCATTTTGAGGATTATTTGTAAATTCCATCAACAAAGAGATGAGGTTAATTGCCGGGAAATAACACAATATCAAATTATAAATATGACTTTGCAATATTTTTTTACAACATTGTACTAAAAAAATATCGTGTTGCTTGTCCAAAAATCAAAAAAGTGTTCGTCATAGTAGTGTAAAAAATAAATAAACCACTTAAAAAAACAGACAAATGAAAGAATTTATGTTTCTTTTTAGAGGAGATGACAAAGTATGGGATTCTAAATCTCCAGAAGAACAACAAAAGCATATGCAAAAATGGCAACAATGGATCGGTGAGATGGCTCAGCAAGAAAAATTTGTTGGAGGTGAGCGATTATATTCACACGGTAACACAATTTACCCGGGAGGAACCAAAGTAACAGATAGACCATTAACAGAAGGAAAAGAACTGGTTGGAGGATATTTGGTTATTAAAGCAAACAATCTGGAAGAAGCTACCGAGATGGCAAAAGATTGCCCGGGATTACAATGGGATTCTTGTGTAGAAGTACGAGAAGTATGGCCAGAAAGTTAGGATAACAGAACATTAAAAAAATAT
The sequence above is a segment of the Aquimarina spinulae genome. Coding sequences within it:
- a CDS encoding bifunctional helix-turn-helix domain-containing protein/methylated-DNA--[protein]-cysteine S-methyltransferase; translated protein: MKISEQNQFHYNRIAEAITYIKQNFKDQPNLDEIAEKVHISPFHFQRLFTDWVGVSPKKFLQYTSLEYAKNILKDQQTTLFDAAYETGLSGTGRLHDLFIKIEGMTPGEYKNGGQNLDINYSYAESPFGKMLVASTSKGICHMTFADDDNAFRTLQQRFPKAKFTQIVDRSQQNALFIFTKDWRKLSQIKLHLKGTDFQLKVWETLLKIPKGGLTTYGTIANHIHKPKASRAVGTAIGSNPVAFLIPCHRVIQSTGDLGQYHWGSTRKTAIIGWEAAKINS
- a CDS encoding DUF1203 domain-containing protein, giving the protein MKKFRIVPLTKEYVSRIKETKVDDFDYPIVEQIATGYGPCRISLKKFDPGKDTRLLISHSPFEIKNAFNQPGPVFVHKKEVEPYKNNHQFPPEIKADKQNFPLSLIGYNTKQNMVFTKLVGDDDVDLLIPEIFHSHNDIAYLHARNAEAGCFICKIERV
- a CDS encoding YciI family protein gives rise to the protein MKEFMFLFRGDDKVWDSKSPEEQQKHMQKWQQWIGEMAQQEKFVGGERLYSHGNTIYPGGTKVTDRPLTEGKELVGGYLVIKANNLEEATEMAKDCPGLQWDSCVEVREVWPES